One Mus musculus strain C57BL/6J chromosome X, GRCm38.p6 C57BL/6J DNA window includes the following coding sequences:
- the Rhox5 gene encoding homeobox protein Rhox5 gives MEAEGSSRKVTRLLRLGVKEDSEEQHDVKAEAFFQAGEGRDEQGAQGQPGVGAVGTEGEGEELNGGKGHFGPGAPGPMGDGDKDSGTRAGGVEQEQNEPVAEGTESQENGNPGGRQMPLQGSRFAQHRLRELESILQRTNSFDVPREDLDRLMDACVSRVQNWFKIRRAAARRNRRRATPVPEHFRGTFECPACRGVRWGERCPFATPRF, from the exons ATGGAAGCTGAGGGTTCCAGCCGCAAGGTCACCAGGCTACTCCGCCTGGGAGTCAAGGAAGACTCGGAAGAACAGCATG ATGTGAAAGCAGAGGCTTTCTTCCAAGCTGGAGAGGGGAGAGATGAGCAAGGTGCACAGGGCCAGCCTGGAGTGGGAGCGGTGGGAACAGAAGGCGAAGGAGAAGAATTAAATGGAGGAAAAGGCCACTTTGGTCCTGGTGCTCCTGGTCCTATGGGTGATGGGGACAAGGATAGTGGCACCAGGGCTGGTGGTGTGGAGCAGGAACAAAATGAGCCAGTTGCTGAGGGCACTGAGAGCCAGGAGAATGGAAATCCTGGGGGTAGGCAGATGCCCCTCCAGGGCTCTAGGTTCGCCCAGCATCGACTGAGGGAACTGGAGTCCATTTTGCAGCGCACTAATTCCTTTGATGTCCCAAG GGAGGATCTTGATAGACTGATGGATGCCTGTGTGTCCAGAGTGCAG AATTGGTTTAAGATCAGGAGGGCTGCGGCCagaagaaacaggaggagggCAACACCAGTCCCTGAACATTTTAGAGGAACATTCGAGTGTCCTGCTTGTCGTGGAGTGAGATGGGGAGAAAGATGCCCTTTTGCGACACCGAGATTTTGA
- the Rhox6 gene encoding reproductive homeobox on X chromosome, 6, whose amino-acid sequence METPQDSRQSIQKPPSPAAEEDKEEQPGGNAVVSGAPEERIDKKELVLNWLAQGEFDQGEGAQGEVAGGEQAQEEPAPLSPAQEATGGEEEGENKEGEMEGRHAGDGASSSEDDSILEEGGENIDQQPPQQEAASPDSIRNPHVLNRLAQLRYRRTRFTHSQLHDLERLFQETRYPSLRARRDLARWMGVDECDVQNWFRMRRALFQRNRRVLMFCELPPLPQSDSP is encoded by the exons ATGGAAACTCCTCAAGACAGCCGCCAAAGCATCCAAAAGCCTCCGAGTCCGGCAGCCGAGGAGGACAAGGAAGAACAGCCTG GTGGGAATGCAGTGGTCTCCGGGGCTCCAGAGGAAAGAATAGACAAGAAAGAGCTTGTACTGAACTGGCTCGCTCAGGGTGAGTTTGATCAGGGCGAAGGCGCTCAGGGCGAGGTTGCTGGAGGTGAGCAGGCTCAAGAAGAGCCTGCTCCATTGAGTCCAGCTCAGGAAGCCactggaggagaagaggagggagaaaacaaggaaggagaaatggaaggaagACATGCTGGTGATGGTGCTTCTAGCTCCGAGGATGACAGCATCCTGGAAGAAGGCGGCGAAAACATAGATCAACAGCCGCCTCAGCAAGAGGCAGCCAGTCCTGATAGCATCAGAAACCCACATGTTCTGAATAGGCTGGCTCAACTGCGGTACAGACGCACCAGGTTCACCCACTCTCAGCTGCATGACCTGGAGCGCCTTTTCCAAGAGACTCGCTACCCCAGCTTGCGAGCAAG GAGGGATCTTGCACGATGGATGGGTGTGGATGAATGTGATGTGCAG AATTGGTTTCGGATGAGGAGAGCCCTTTTCCAGAGAAACAGGAGAGTGCTGATGTTCTGCGAACTGCCGCCTCTTCCCCAGAGCGACTCTCCCTGA